From the genome of Streptomyces sp. NBC_01260, one region includes:
- a CDS encoding alpha-lytic protease prodomain-containing protein has product MLRRRALAACTATVAVGALALAGLTGTASADPSPAADAPAAGADRLSPGLLKAMRRDLGLTAGRARARVGEETRAAAVAAGLRHSLGAGFAGARVSGDAAELTVATTDAADTARITEAGARAVVVAHSLAELTSAKDALDRVALHRAPKDIPVWYVDVRTNRVVVEAGRGAAADTFLASAGVSRQLVTVSQSTGAPRTFTDLRGGDAYYMNGSGRCSIGFPVKRGTQGGFVSAGHCGTPGVSTSGYNQQAQGSFQGSTFPGRDYSWVAANTGWTPRPLVNGYGTGDVTVTGSTEALEGSSVCRSGSTTGWHCGTVQQRNSSVTYQEGAVSGVTRTNVCAEPGDSGGSFVSGSQAQGVTSGGTGNCSQGGTTYFQPVNPALQAYGLTLVTNATPTDPTGPPTDPGGSWAAGTVYAAGDVVTYGSARYRCLQGHQAQAGWTPANVPALWQAL; this is encoded by the coding sequence ATGCTCCGAAGACGTGCACTGGCCGCGTGTACCGCCACCGTGGCCGTCGGCGCGCTCGCCCTGGCCGGGCTGACCGGCACCGCGTCCGCCGATCCCTCACCCGCTGCCGACGCCCCCGCCGCCGGGGCGGACCGGCTCTCTCCCGGTCTGCTCAAGGCGATGCGGCGGGATCTCGGACTGACCGCCGGCCGGGCACGGGCCAGGGTCGGCGAGGAGACCCGCGCGGCAGCCGTGGCCGCCGGGCTGCGGCACTCCCTCGGCGCCGGTTTCGCCGGGGCCCGGGTGAGCGGTGACGCGGCTGAACTGACCGTCGCCACGACCGATGCGGCGGACACCGCCAGGATCACCGAGGCCGGTGCGCGGGCCGTCGTCGTCGCCCACAGCCTGGCCGAACTCACCTCGGCCAAGGACGCCCTCGACCGGGTGGCGCTGCACCGGGCGCCGAAGGACATACCCGTCTGGTACGTCGATGTGCGCACCAACCGCGTCGTCGTCGAGGCCGGCCGCGGCGCCGCAGCCGACACCTTCCTCGCCTCGGCCGGAGTGTCGCGGCAGTTAGTGACGGTCAGTCAGTCGACAGGCGCACCGCGTACGTTCACGGATCTGCGTGGCGGTGACGCGTACTACATGAACGGCTCGGGCCGCTGTTCCATCGGCTTCCCCGTCAAGCGCGGCACCCAGGGCGGGTTCGTCAGCGCCGGGCACTGCGGAACCCCGGGCGTCAGCACCAGCGGTTACAACCAGCAGGCCCAGGGCTCCTTCCAGGGCTCCACCTTCCCCGGCCGCGACTACTCCTGGGTCGCCGCGAACACCGGCTGGACCCCGCGGCCGCTGGTGAACGGCTATGGCACCGGCGATGTGACGGTCACCGGTTCCACCGAGGCGCTGGAGGGCTCGTCGGTCTGCCGCTCGGGCTCGACGACCGGCTGGCACTGCGGCACCGTCCAGCAGCGCAACAGCAGCGTCACCTACCAGGAGGGCGCCGTCTCCGGAGTGACCCGCACCAACGTGTGCGCCGAACCCGGCGACTCCGGCGGCTCGTTCGTCTCCGGCAGCCAGGCCCAGGGCGTCACCTCCGGAGGCACCGGCAACTGCTCCCAGGGCGGCACGACGTACTTCCAGCCGGTGAACCCCGCCCTCCAGGCATACGGACTCACCCTGGTCACCAACGCCACCCCGACCGATCCGACCGGCCCGCCGACCGATCCCGGCGGGAGCTGGGCGGCCGGCACCGTGTACGCCGCGGGCGACGTGGTGACGTACGGCTCCGCCAGATACCGCTGCCTCCAGGGACATCAGGCCCAGGCCGGCTGGACGCCCGCGAACGTCCCCGCGCTGTGGCAGGCGCTGTAG
- a CDS encoding bifunctional 3'-5' exonuclease/DNA polymerase, whose translation MTERWALATTESGGARLVPLDRTGLPTAPVATEPDLVEAVRSRPGVTRWVWRSTAEIYPRLLAAGVRVARCYDIEAAESLLLGHEGRLGEPRSAAAAHARLLGAAVPPDPPPRSAVPGSQSSLFEPRSGTDLPFDALLQVYADQLVRHDATDRPARMRLLTATESAGMLVAAEMHRSGLPWRADVHRDVLQELLGERYAGGGEPRKLAELADEVSAAFGRRVRPDLPADVVRAFAQAGIKVKSTRRWELEELDHPAVRPLVQYKKLYRIWTAHGWSWLQDWVRDGRFRPEYQPGGTVSGRWTTNGGGALQIPKVIRQAVVADEGWCLVVADADQMEPRVLAAISRDRGLMEVAGHDGDLYTALSDRAFHGDRDHAKIALLGAVYGQTSGDGLKNLAALRRRFPHAVAYVDDAAKAGEEGRLVRTWLGRTSPPAAGSGDDGEAGIPQEGDDAPATGSEHAADGGFTPGYASSNARARGRFTRNFVVQGSAADWALLLLAALRRTITAAGLRAELVFFQHDEVIVHCPQQEAETVVEAIRAAGELAGRTAFGETPVRFPFTTAVVRRYSDAK comes from the coding sequence ATGACCGAACGCTGGGCCCTGGCCACCACGGAGAGCGGTGGCGCCCGCCTCGTCCCGCTCGACCGCACGGGCCTGCCCACCGCCCCGGTCGCGACCGAACCCGACCTGGTCGAGGCCGTCCGCTCCCGCCCCGGAGTCACCCGCTGGGTGTGGCGCTCGACCGCCGAGATCTACCCCCGGCTGCTCGCCGCCGGGGTGCGGGTGGCGCGCTGCTACGACATCGAGGCCGCCGAGTCCCTCCTGCTGGGACACGAGGGCCGGCTGGGCGAACCCCGCTCCGCGGCCGCCGCCCACGCCCGGCTGCTGGGCGCCGCGGTGCCGCCCGATCCGCCGCCGCGCTCGGCGGTGCCCGGCTCCCAGTCCTCCCTGTTCGAGCCCAGGTCCGGCACGGACCTGCCCTTCGACGCCCTGCTCCAGGTGTACGCGGACCAGCTCGTCCGCCACGACGCCACGGACCGTCCGGCCCGGATGCGCCTGCTGACGGCCACCGAGTCGGCCGGCATGCTGGTCGCCGCCGAGATGCACCGTTCGGGTCTGCCCTGGCGGGCCGACGTCCACCGGGACGTCCTCCAGGAGCTGCTGGGCGAGCGGTACGCGGGCGGTGGCGAGCCGCGCAAGCTGGCCGAGCTGGCGGACGAGGTGTCCGCCGCCTTCGGCCGCAGGGTCCGCCCGGACCTCCCCGCCGACGTGGTGCGGGCGTTCGCCCAGGCCGGCATCAAGGTGAAGTCGACCCGGCGCTGGGAGCTGGAGGAGCTGGACCATCCGGCGGTGCGACCGCTCGTCCAGTACAAGAAGCTGTACCGGATCTGGACGGCACACGGCTGGAGCTGGCTCCAGGACTGGGTCCGCGACGGCCGCTTCCGCCCCGAGTACCAGCCGGGCGGCACGGTCAGCGGCCGCTGGACGACCAACGGCGGCGGGGCGCTGCAGATCCCCAAGGTGATCCGGCAAGCGGTCGTCGCCGACGAGGGCTGGTGCCTCGTCGTCGCGGACGCCGACCAGATGGAGCCCAGAGTGCTGGCCGCGATCTCCCGTGACCGGGGCCTCATGGAGGTGGCCGGCCACGACGGCGACCTCTACACCGCACTGTCCGACCGCGCCTTCCACGGCGACCGCGACCACGCCAAGATCGCCCTGCTCGGCGCCGTCTACGGCCAGACCTCCGGGGACGGCCTGAAGAATCTGGCCGCCCTGCGCCGTAGATTCCCGCATGCCGTCGCCTATGTGGACGATGCCGCGAAGGCCGGCGAGGAAGGCCGTCTCGTACGGACCTGGCTCGGCCGGACCAGCCCGCCCGCAGCAGGCAGCGGGGACGACGGGGAGGCCGGAATCCCGCAGGAGGGCGACGATGCTCCGGCGACCGGCTCCGAGCATGCGGCGGACGGCGGCTTCACGCCCGGCTACGCCTCGTCCAACGCCCGTGCGCGCGGCCGCTTCACCCGTAACTTCGTAGTGCAGGGCAGCGCCGCCGACTGGGCGCTGCTGCTCCTGGCCGCCCTGCGCCGGACGATCACCGCCGCCGGGCTCCGGGCCGAACTGGTCTTCTTCCAGCACGACGAGGTGATCGTGCACTGTCCGCAGCAGGAGGCCGAGACGGTGGTGGAGGCCATCCGGGCCGCCGGTGAGCTGGCCGGCCGGACGGCCTTCGGTGAGACACCGGTGCGCTTCCCGTTCACCACGGCGGTGGTGCGGCGCTACTCGGACGCGAAGTAA
- a CDS encoding NADP-dependent oxidoreductase — protein sequence MEAIVFEEFGGPEVLRPARVEDPHPGPGQVRVKVMAAGVNPMDYKIRHGWMEEAFPTSLPAIPGVEFAGVVDRTGEGVTGVEVGDEVLGWSATGSYAEYALADATLVAPKPAELSWQDAAALTIASNTAQRVLDELAVGEGDTLLLHGAAGAVGSAAVQLAAARGATVIGTASAANHDYLRVIGATPVEYGEGLVGRVRDAAPQGVDAVFDVAGRGALPDSIELRGGTTDRIVTIADPKAAEYGIAFSGGGSRSGAQLAEHARLAADGELRVPVERALPLVDAADAQRLSEAGHVRGKLVLLP from the coding sequence ATGGAAGCGATCGTTTTCGAGGAGTTCGGCGGACCCGAGGTCCTGCGTCCGGCCCGGGTCGAGGACCCGCACCCGGGTCCGGGGCAGGTGCGGGTGAAGGTCATGGCCGCCGGGGTGAATCCGATGGACTACAAGATCCGGCACGGCTGGATGGAGGAGGCGTTCCCCACCTCGCTCCCGGCGATCCCGGGCGTCGAGTTCGCCGGGGTGGTCGACCGGACCGGGGAAGGGGTCACCGGGGTCGAGGTGGGCGACGAGGTGCTCGGCTGGAGCGCCACCGGCTCCTACGCCGAGTACGCCCTGGCCGATGCCACGCTCGTCGCCCCCAAGCCGGCCGAGCTGAGCTGGCAGGACGCGGCGGCGCTGACCATCGCGTCGAACACCGCTCAGCGCGTCCTGGACGAGCTCGCGGTGGGCGAGGGCGACACACTGCTGCTGCACGGGGCGGCCGGAGCCGTCGGATCGGCCGCGGTGCAGCTGGCGGCGGCGCGGGGCGCGACCGTGATCGGTACGGCGTCCGCGGCCAACCACGACTATCTGCGGGTGATCGGCGCGACCCCGGTGGAGTACGGGGAGGGACTGGTCGGCCGGGTGCGCGATGCCGCCCCGCAGGGTGTGGACGCGGTCTTCGACGTGGCGGGGCGCGGTGCGCTGCCGGACTCCATCGAGCTGCGCGGCGGCACCACCGACCGCATCGTCACCATCGCCGACCCGAAGGCGGCGGAGTACGGGATCGCCTTCTCCGGGGGCGGCTCCCGGTCCGGGGCGCAGCTGGCCGAGCACGCCCGGCTCGCGGCCGACGGCGAGCTGCGGGTGCCGGTCGAACGGGCCCTGCCGCTCGTCGACGCGGCCGACGCGCAGCGGCTGAGCGAGGCGGGGCACGTACGGGGGAAGCTCGTCCTCCTGCCCTGA
- a CDS encoding dioxygenase family protein, whose product MTPDPIDRFSEDRRISRKTLLKAALVATAVPLFAGTGVALARDTGSTGVPLAPTPDCDDGDDPTHDQIEGPYFKPNSPLRTSLVTSGTPGVRLTVSGYVFGRACKPIPGVLLDFWQADTNGAYDMSGFGFRGHQFTDASGAFTLSTVVAGLYPGRTRHIHVKAQAPGSRILTTQLYFPNEPRNNTDSIFDPALLMNVRSVGSGKEGSFDFVLDVAQDPTDPTDPPTGPGGSWASGAVYRAGDRVTYGGVAYRCLQAHTALTGWEPPNVPALWERG is encoded by the coding sequence ATGACCCCCGACCCCATCGACCGCTTCTCCGAAGACCGGCGGATCAGCCGCAAGACGCTGCTCAAAGCGGCCCTGGTGGCCACCGCCGTCCCGCTGTTCGCCGGGACCGGGGTGGCGCTGGCACGCGACACCGGCTCCACCGGCGTCCCGCTCGCCCCGACCCCGGACTGCGACGACGGCGACGACCCGACCCACGACCAGATCGAGGGCCCGTACTTCAAGCCCAACTCCCCGCTGCGCACCAGCCTGGTGACCTCCGGGACGCCCGGCGTCCGGCTGACCGTCAGCGGCTATGTCTTCGGGCGGGCCTGCAAGCCCATCCCCGGGGTGCTGCTCGACTTCTGGCAGGCCGACACCAACGGCGCGTACGACATGAGCGGATTCGGCTTCCGCGGGCACCAGTTCACCGACGCGTCCGGGGCGTTCACCCTCTCCACGGTCGTGGCGGGCCTGTATCCCGGCCGCACCCGGCACATCCATGTGAAGGCCCAGGCGCCCGGCTCGAGGATTCTCACCACGCAGCTCTACTTCCCGAACGAGCCGCGCAACAACACCGACAGCATCTTCGACCCGGCGCTCCTGATGAACGTCCGGTCCGTCGGCTCCGGGAAGGAGGGGTCCTTCGACTTCGTCCTCGACGTCGCGCAGGACCCGACGGATCCGACCGACCCGCCGACCGGCCCGGGCGGCAGCTGGGCGTCCGGCGCGGTCTACCGCGCGGGAGACCGCGTCACGTACGGCGGGGTCGCGTACCGCTGTCTGCAGGCGCACACCGCCCTGACCGGCTGGGAGCCGCCGAACGTCCCCGCCTTGTGGGAACGCGGGTAG
- a CDS encoding ABC transporter ATP-binding protein, protein MNQAAVRLRSVTRSYGRKSGAVTALDGVSLDIPRGTFTAVMGPSGSGKSTLLQCTAGLDRPTGGRVFLGDTELTGLSERRLTLLRRSRIGFVFQAFNLLPSLTAEQNVALPLRLAGRRPKRGEVLDVLERVGLRERAGHRPGELSGGQQQRVALARALVTRPDVLFGDEPTGALDTTTGREVLSMLRTMADGGQTVIMVTHDPVAASCADRVLFLADGRVQGELHSPAAEQIAARMTRMAAVPC, encoded by the coding sequence ATGAATCAAGCAGCTGTCCGACTCCGTTCGGTCACCCGGTCCTACGGCAGGAAATCCGGCGCGGTGACCGCGCTGGACGGAGTGAGCCTGGACATCCCGCGGGGCACCTTCACCGCCGTCATGGGCCCGTCCGGCTCCGGCAAGTCCACCTTGCTCCAGTGCACCGCCGGTCTCGACCGGCCGACCGGCGGCCGGGTGTTCCTCGGTGACACCGAACTGACCGGGCTCAGCGAGCGGAGGCTGACCCTGCTGCGCCGCAGCCGTATCGGTTTCGTCTTCCAGGCGTTCAACCTGCTGCCCTCCCTCACCGCCGAGCAGAACGTGGCGCTTCCGCTGCGGCTGGCAGGCCGCCGCCCCAAGCGGGGCGAAGTCCTCGACGTGCTGGAGCGGGTGGGGCTGCGCGAGCGGGCGGGGCACCGGCCCGGCGAGCTGTCCGGCGGCCAGCAGCAGCGGGTTGCCCTGGCCCGCGCCCTGGTCACCCGGCCCGACGTGCTCTTCGGTGACGAGCCCACCGGCGCGCTCGACACCACCACCGGACGGGAGGTGCTCTCGATGCTGCGCACCATGGCCGACGGCGGCCAGACCGTGATCATGGTGACGCACGACCCGGTCGCGGCCTCCTGTGCCGACCGGGTGCTGTTCCTCGCCGACGGCCGGGTCCAGGGCGAGCTGCACTCCCCGGCCGCCGAGCAGATCGCCGCGCGTATGACGAGGATGGCGGCGGTCCCGTGCTGA
- a CDS encoding ABC transporter permease produces the protein MLSLVLQGIRTRWVTFAGSFIALALGVGIVATTGMALAATFAAPHQGPERFAAAPVLVRGEDRLRVETPIGVRTQKLTDPRPVPAKLAAELAGLGRTAQDRTFPVSVGNTVLDGDGDGDGEGADGRGTVGHPWPVAAAAPYRLTSGRAPAAAGEVVVTAGDGSAVRTGDRITVTTPAGSGSRTVVGTVRPAGFETAVFFTAAEAARISPDIDAVVVHADPAAVRAAVRRDSAMAVLTGDDRRRADPDPDRDAEALVSVNALLGTAAGITAFVSVFVVASTFSYGVAQRRREFGLLRTAGATPGQVRRLVYAEAVLVGVLASAAGCRLGLLGAPRLASWMVGEGIAPHWFAIGDQSWPLHAAFWTGLAVALAGAVAAAHRAGRTGPVEALRESAVDSGSMPLSRVLLGAAVLLTGIALVAALLVQDPGGVLKRKTYLTQPMLLITGFALFAPVLVRPVTRFLTWLPAQLPGATGVLTRENASAGLRRTAAVAAPVIVTVALAASLMGTTATIDAAKAAEARTQATADFVAAADGGGGTLSPRFAERARHIPGAAVSASRSTSVTVLEEGTALVRSEARAVDPADAAAVSALPVVAGRFADLDDGGIVVNEEWLTTTIGERVGVWLGDGRKVTLRVVAVLSAGTGNNGVYLTPHNAAGAGIDRIDVGVRTGADRSAVGKQLYAAGRATGTDVRTTAQWVTANHPRTGGSTRLGLLMILAIALVYTGIALANTQVMATADRVRDLAVLRLAGATKAQVLRLVGVEALAVVAVGAVLGAVVAALNLLGVRTALGRLDVGSGVVVPWGTVGLVVAASAALAVVFAVLPASLALRTRPVELAGTRE, from the coding sequence GTGCTGAGCCTCGTGCTCCAGGGCATCCGGACCCGCTGGGTCACCTTCGCCGGCTCCTTCATCGCGCTGGCCCTCGGCGTGGGGATCGTCGCCACCACCGGGATGGCGCTCGCGGCCACGTTCGCCGCCCCGCACCAGGGCCCGGAGCGGTTCGCCGCGGCCCCCGTCCTGGTCCGGGGCGAGGACCGGCTGCGGGTGGAGACCCCGATCGGCGTCCGGACGCAGAAGCTCACCGACCCCCGGCCGGTCCCCGCGAAGCTCGCCGCCGAGCTCGCCGGACTCGGCCGCACGGCGCAGGACCGCACGTTCCCCGTCTCGGTCGGAAACACCGTCCTGGACGGCGACGGCGACGGCGACGGCGAAGGAGCCGACGGCCGGGGGACCGTCGGGCACCCCTGGCCGGTCGCGGCCGCCGCCCCCTACCGGCTCACCTCCGGACGGGCCCCGGCCGCGGCCGGCGAGGTCGTCGTGACGGCGGGGGACGGCTCCGCCGTGCGTACCGGGGACCGGATCACCGTCACCACCCCGGCGGGCAGCGGCAGCAGGACCGTGGTCGGTACGGTGCGACCGGCGGGCTTCGAGACCGCGGTGTTCTTCACCGCCGCCGAGGCTGCCAGGATCTCCCCGGACATCGACGCCGTGGTGGTGCACGCCGATCCGGCCGCGGTGCGCGCGGCCGTGCGCCGGGACTCCGCGATGGCGGTCCTCACCGGCGACGACCGGCGCCGGGCCGACCCCGATCCGGACCGGGACGCCGAGGCCCTGGTCTCGGTCAACGCCCTGCTGGGCACGGCCGCGGGCATCACGGCCTTCGTCTCCGTCTTCGTGGTCGCCTCGACCTTCTCCTACGGGGTGGCTCAGCGCCGCCGCGAGTTCGGCCTGCTGCGCACGGCGGGCGCCACCCCCGGCCAGGTGCGCCGGCTGGTGTACGCGGAAGCCGTCCTCGTCGGCGTACTCGCGTCGGCCGCGGGCTGCCGGCTGGGCCTGCTCGGTGCGCCCCGGCTCGCCTCCTGGATGGTCGGCGAGGGGATCGCCCCCCACTGGTTCGCGATCGGTGACCAGAGCTGGCCGCTGCACGCCGCGTTCTGGACCGGGCTGGCCGTGGCACTGGCGGGCGCGGTCGCCGCCGCGCACCGGGCGGGCCGGACCGGACCGGTCGAGGCGCTGCGCGAATCCGCCGTCGACAGCGGCTCGATGCCGTTGAGCCGGGTGCTGCTGGGCGCGGCCGTACTGCTGACCGGGATCGCGCTGGTGGCTGCCCTGCTCGTCCAGGACCCCGGCGGTGTCCTCAAGCGCAAGACGTACCTCACCCAGCCGATGCTGCTGATCACCGGGTTCGCCCTGTTCGCGCCCGTGCTGGTCCGTCCCGTCACCCGGTTCCTCACCTGGCTGCCGGCTCAGCTGCCCGGCGCCACAGGCGTACTGACCAGGGAGAACGCCTCCGCCGGGCTGCGCCGGACGGCTGCCGTCGCCGCTCCCGTGATCGTCACCGTCGCCCTGGCCGCCTCGCTCATGGGCACGACGGCCACCATCGACGCGGCCAAGGCCGCCGAGGCGCGCACCCAGGCGACCGCGGACTTCGTGGCCGCGGCGGACGGCGGGGGCGGCACGCTCTCCCCGCGGTTCGCCGAACGGGCCCGGCACATCCCCGGCGCCGCGGTCAGCGCCTCGCGCTCCACCTCCGTGACCGTGCTCGAGGAGGGCACGGCGCTCGTCCGCTCCGAGGCCAGGGCGGTGGACCCGGCGGACGCGGCCGCCGTGTCCGCGCTGCCGGTGGTGGCGGGCCGGTTCGCCGACCTCGACGACGGCGGCATCGTCGTGAACGAGGAGTGGCTGACCACGACGATCGGCGAGCGCGTCGGCGTCTGGCTGGGCGACGGCCGCAAGGTCACCCTGCGGGTGGTGGCCGTGCTCTCCGCCGGCACGGGCAACAACGGCGTCTACCTCACCCCGCACAACGCCGCCGGCGCCGGGATCGACCGGATCGACGTCGGGGTCCGGACCGGTGCGGACCGGTCTGCCGTCGGGAAGCAGTTGTACGCGGCCGGCCGGGCGACCGGCACCGACGTGCGGACCACGGCGCAGTGGGTGACGGCCAACCACCCGCGCACCGGCGGCAGTACCCGGCTCGGGCTGCTGATGATTCTGGCGATCGCCCTGGTGTACACGGGGATCGCGCTGGCCAACACACAGGTGATGGCCACCGCGGACCGGGTGCGGGACCTGGCGGTGCTCCGTCTCGCCGGGGCGACGAAGGCGCAGGTGCTGCGGCTGGTCGGGGTGGAGGCACTGGCCGTGGTCGCGGTGGGCGCGGTGCTCGGCGCGGTCGTCGCCGCGCTGAACCTGCTCGGCGTGCGGACCGCTCTCGGCCGGCTCGACGTCGGGTCCGGCGTCGTCGTCCCGTGGGGCACCGTCGGCCTCGTGGTGGCGGCGAGCGCGGCCCTGGCCGTGGTCTTCGCCGTGCTGCCCGCCTCGCTCGCGCTGCGCACCCGGCCGGTCGAACTCGCGGGCACACGCGAGTGA
- a CDS encoding phosphotransferase, producing the protein MRIGQLLGTGRSADVYELDEEWVLRRYRVDLDATREMPVMSYLSASGYPVPRLGPLPASAGPGDLIMQRLTGPTMLESLISGALGGDEGSAVLAGLLADLHTVPARLSAHPEDRILHLDLHPGNVMLTADGPMVIDWSNTEEGPPALDRAMTALILAQVAVDPHIPAAAGARALLDTLMPLLAADDGIPARHLAAAAARRAANPTMSPAELALIDEASDLVASLSG; encoded by the coding sequence ATGCGAATAGGCCAACTGCTCGGCACCGGACGCTCCGCCGACGTATACGAACTGGACGAGGAGTGGGTCCTGCGGCGCTATCGCGTCGATCTGGACGCCACACGCGAGATGCCCGTCATGTCCTACCTGTCGGCCTCCGGCTACCCGGTCCCCCGGCTCGGTCCGCTGCCCGCGTCGGCCGGTCCCGGCGACCTGATCATGCAGCGCCTGACCGGTCCGACGATGCTGGAGTCCCTGATCTCCGGCGCGCTCGGCGGGGACGAGGGCTCCGCCGTGCTGGCCGGTCTGCTCGCCGATCTGCACACCGTCCCGGCCCGGCTCTCGGCGCATCCCGAGGACCGGATCCTCCACCTCGACCTGCATCCGGGCAACGTGATGCTGACGGCCGACGGCCCCATGGTGATCGACTGGAGCAACACCGAGGAGGGCCCGCCCGCCCTGGACCGGGCCATGACCGCGCTGATCCTGGCCCAGGTCGCGGTCGATCCCCATATCCCGGCAGCGGCGGGCGCCCGCGCGCTGCTGGACACCCTGATGCCCCTTCTGGCCGCCGACGACGGCATCCCGGCCCGCCATCTCGCCGCCGCGGCGGCCCGCCGCGCCGCCAATCCGACGATGAGCCCGGCCGAACTGGCCCTCATCGACGAGGCGTCGGACCTGGTCGCGTCGCTGTCGGGGTGA
- a CDS encoding sensor histidine kinase: MSSSPGLRQALRQRRYVRGGWPWRAALYLLTSVPIGIATLTALLLLAAAGSVLTVVLIGIPLLLTLVLAGIPLASLERRRLRLLDPRPLAPAHREPDGTGLSSWLRTRLQERSTWRELGYALLFALVLWPLEALAVGTALTVCGGLIAAPVMLAASGGEEVRVLKIWLAHSYPPAFAALLAGVVLLPLSAYPLGVLAAGRAMLTRQLLSPPEAGLDSRLQELGRSRMRLVDAFEAERRRIERDLHDGAQQRLVALSMTLGLARLESPAQPLAGLLAKAHEEAGVALVEIRELIQGIHPQVLTDRGLRAAVEDVADRSVVPVDVELDLPDRLLEAVETGAYFAVCEALANVAKHSGASRARVTGRTERGRLVVEVSDDGVGGAVTSGGTGLEGVADRLSVLGGHLLLSSPPGGPTVFRLEVPAPPANKRT, translated from the coding sequence ATGTCCTCCTCCCCCGGCCTTCGGCAGGCACTGCGACAGCGCCGCTACGTACGCGGCGGGTGGCCCTGGCGGGCCGCGCTCTATCTGCTGACGAGCGTGCCCATCGGCATCGCGACACTCACCGCCCTGCTCCTGCTGGCGGCCGCGGGCAGTGTGCTCACGGTGGTCCTGATCGGCATCCCGCTGCTGCTGACCCTCGTGCTCGCGGGCATCCCGCTGGCCTCGCTGGAACGGCGGAGGCTGCGGCTGCTCGACCCCCGGCCCCTCGCCCCGGCACACCGCGAACCGGATGGCACCGGACTGTCGTCCTGGCTGCGCACCCGTCTCCAGGAGCGTTCCACCTGGCGCGAGTTGGGGTACGCGCTGCTGTTCGCCCTGGTGCTGTGGCCGCTGGAGGCGCTGGCCGTGGGAACCGCCCTCACGGTCTGCGGCGGCCTGATCGCGGCGCCCGTGATGCTGGCGGCGAGCGGCGGCGAGGAGGTCCGGGTGCTCAAGATCTGGCTCGCCCACTCCTACCCGCCCGCCTTCGCGGCACTGCTCGCCGGGGTGGTCCTGCTGCCGTTGTCCGCGTATCCGCTGGGGGTGCTGGCGGCCGGCCGGGCGATGCTGACCCGGCAGCTGCTCTCCCCGCCGGAGGCCGGACTCGACTCCCGGCTCCAGGAGTTGGGCCGCTCCCGGATGCGGCTGGTGGACGCCTTCGAGGCGGAGCGGCGCCGGATCGAACGCGATCTGCACGACGGTGCGCAGCAACGGCTCGTCGCCCTCTCCATGACGCTCGGCCTGGCCCGGCTGGAGAGCCCCGCGCAGCCGCTGGCCGGACTCCTCGCCAAGGCCCATGAGGAGGCCGGGGTCGCCCTGGTGGAGATCAGGGAGCTGATCCAGGGCATCCACCCCCAGGTCCTCACCGACCGGGGGCTGCGGGCCGCCGTGGAGGATGTCGCGGACCGCTCGGTGGTCCCGGTGGACGTGGAACTCGATCTGCCGGACCGGCTGCTCGAAGCCGTCGAGACCGGGGCCTACTTCGCGGTCTGCGAGGCGCTGGCGAACGTGGCCAAGCACAGCGGGGCGAGCCGGGCCCGGGTGACCGGCCGGACGGAGCGGGGCCGGCTCGTGGTGGAGGTCTCGGACGACGGGGTGGGCGGGGCCGTGACCAGCGGCGGAACGG